TTATATTCCTTCATTGTGAGGGAGACGATAAGATCAAGTCCTTCACTCACATCATCTGTAACCTTGTAATCTTCCAGAGTTACATCCATGCTGGTATCAAAAAGACTGTTGCCTCCCATCCCTTGCCGGATAACGGTAAATTCAAAGGGACTTTGGCCATCCTTTAACTCCTGAAGTCTTTCCAGAAAGTCCTCCGCACTGTCAATACTTCCATCCCAGACCGCACTGGGGTAATCCATTTGCGGAATGATTACATCAATGCTTATTTCGGCGAGGCCAAAGGATTTGACCAAATTGATTTCTTCTCCGTTTATCAGGTTTGCCGTCTTGTTCTGCCCGTTATACTTGACAGGGATCTTTTCCGGAGGCAGAGGGAGAAGCATATCGTCAATATAAACTTCATATGCCATTAAAAATTCACTCCTTCCGCTGCCGAAGCAAGAATTTCGCTGGTAGCATCACCAAGCCTTCGATTCAGTTCATCATAATCAGTCATGTTCTTTATG
The nucleotide sequence above comes from Lacrimispora sp. BS-2. Encoded proteins:
- a CDS encoding LysM peptidoglycan-binding domain-containing protein gives rise to the protein MAYEVYIDDMLLPLPPEKIPVKYNGQNKTANLINGEEINLVKSFGLAEISIDVIIPQMDYPSAVWDGSIDSAEDFLERLQELKDGQSPFEFTVIRQGMGGNSLFDTSMDVTLEDYKVTDDVSEGLDLIVSLTMKEYKSYGTKIMNFTIVEEKQEIESGQQEGERQGEPPPVKNYTVAKGDCLWSIAKKQLGNGSRWQEIHNLNRDKITNPNVIYPGQVLTMP